One Deinococcus planocerae DNA segment encodes these proteins:
- the rny gene encoding ribonuclease Y, translating to MTLTSVILALLVGLAGLLAGQARGRRRRLEVDDHLQREAQAEAERIQAQADSEARGLREQAEGVRRQAEQARQDAIRRLQEADERERQIALGLEAQREQIAALRRGFEDERAQAKQDTARERESLMADRQETRRERDELKREIERLNRRAEQLDARGDKLDALEERLEGKLRALSDQEAGLAERERQVELRLYEVARLSPEAAREQILGRLEAELEEEKAIRVKAMTERATADAKRTAREVIAQAIQRSASETSAQLSVSVVPIPNDAMKGRLIGREGRNIRAFEALTGVDLIIDDTPEAVILSSFNPIRREVARHVLDALVADGRIHPTRIEEMVHKAQDEMKTFIHAQGEEAAIEAGVVGLKPGLVQLLGRMYFRTSYGQNVLKHSVQVAHLTGIMADELGLDAALARRAGLMHDVGKSIDREIEGTHVEIGINLARRFGEPAEVIDAVAHHHDPENGESLYSVLVAAADAISAARPGARREELEAYVRRLEQLEQIAVAFPGVQQAYAIQAGREVRVIVQPEKVSDAQATLLAREIAGRVEQDMEYPGQVQVTVVRESRAVEVAR from the coding sequence ATGACCTTGACGTCTGTCATTCTGGCGCTCCTGGTCGGACTGGCGGGGCTCTTGGCCGGGCAGGCGCGTGGGCGCCGGCGGCGCTTGGAGGTGGACGACCACCTCCAGCGCGAGGCCCAGGCCGAGGCCGAGCGCATCCAGGCCCAGGCCGACTCTGAAGCCCGGGGCCTGCGCGAGCAGGCCGAAGGAGTCCGGCGCCAGGCCGAGCAGGCCCGCCAAGACGCCATCCGCCGTCTTCAGGAAGCCGACGAACGCGAACGCCAGATCGCCCTCGGGCTCGAAGCCCAACGCGAGCAGATCGCCGCCCTGCGCCGCGGGTTCGAAGACGAACGCGCCCAGGCCAAGCAGGACACCGCGCGTGAGCGCGAGTCGCTCATGGCCGACCGCCAGGAGACCCGCCGCGAGCGCGACGAACTCAAACGCGAGATCGAACGCCTCAACCGCCGCGCCGAGCAGCTCGACGCCCGCGGCGACAAGCTCGACGCCCTCGAAGAGCGTCTGGAGGGCAAGCTGAGGGCCCTCTCCGACCAGGAGGCTGGCCTCGCCGAGCGCGAGCGGCAGGTCGAGCTGCGGCTCTACGAGGTGGCGAGGCTCTCCCCGGAGGCCGCCCGCGAGCAGATTCTCGGGCGTCTCGAGGCCGAGCTGGAGGAAGAAAAGGCCATCCGCGTGAAGGCGATGACTGAGCGCGCCACCGCCGACGCGAAACGCACCGCGCGCGAGGTGATCGCCCAGGCCATTCAGCGCAGCGCCTCCGAGACGAGCGCGCAGCTCAGCGTCTCCGTCGTGCCCATCCCCAACGACGCCATGAAGGGCCGCCTGATCGGGCGCGAGGGCCGCAACATCCGCGCCTTCGAGGCCCTGACCGGCGTGGACCTGATCATCGACGACACGCCCGAGGCCGTCATTCTGAGCAGCTTCAACCCGATCCGGCGCGAGGTCGCCCGGCACGTCCTCGACGCCCTCGTCGCCGACGGGCGCATCCACCCCACCCGCATCGAGGAGATGGTGCACAAGGCGCAAGACGAGATGAAGACCTTCATCCACGCCCAGGGCGAGGAGGCGGCCATCGAGGCGGGCGTCGTCGGCCTCAAGCCGGGGCTGGTGCAGCTTCTCGGGCGGATGTACTTCCGCACGAGCTACGGCCAGAACGTCCTCAAGCACTCGGTGCAGGTCGCGCACCTGACCGGGATCATGGCGGATGAGCTGGGGCTCGACGCCGCCCTCGCGCGCCGGGCGGGGCTGATGCACGACGTGGGCAAGAGCATCGACCGCGAGATCGAGGGCACCCACGTCGAGATCGGAATCAACCTCGCCCGGAGATTCGGCGAGCCCGCCGAGGTCATCGACGCCGTCGCGCATCACCACGACCCGGAGAACGGCGAAAGCCTCTACAGCGTGCTCGTCGCCGCCGCCGACGCGATCAGCGCGGCCCGACCCGGCGCGCGGCGGGAGGAACTCGAAGCCTACGTGCGGCGGCTGGAGCAACTGGAGCAGATCGCGGTCGCCTTCCCGGGCGTGCAGCAGGCCTACGCCATCCAGGCCGGGCGCGAGGTGCGCGTGATCGTCCAGCCCGAGAAAGTCAGCGACGCCCAGGCCACCCTGCTTGCCCGCGAGATCGCCGGGCGGGTCGAGCAGGACATGGAGTACCCCGGCCAGGTGCAGGTCACGGTCGTCCGCGAGAGCCGCGCGGTGGAGGTCGCCCGGTAG
- a CDS encoding sulfurtransferase, with protein sequence MTAPESPLKSAAWLLDHSDDPRLRVLDCRYALTDPLVGRIAYLEGHVPGAVYADLETDLSGPGQPDGSGGRHPLPDPGVLAAWLGNVGIGNDSVVVAYDDPSTGQGFYAARAWWLLRWLGHRQVYVLDGGWPAFLAAGGAPTTDEPTPHPSTFAPDVRWEMVARAEDVENRGADTLLIDSRAPARYRGDVEPLDRKAGHIPGAVNRDWSGALGEEGRWRGGEAQAGRLNAGDAPTITYCGSGVSATPNLLARELAGVPLGPQNRLYAGSWSDWISDDGREVATGEEA encoded by the coding sequence ATGACGGCCCCCGAGTCTCCGCTCAAGTCCGCCGCCTGGCTGCTCGACCATTCGGACGATCCACGGCTCCGGGTCCTCGACTGCCGCTACGCCCTGACCGACCCCCTCGTCGGGCGCATCGCCTACCTTGAGGGACACGTTCCTGGAGCCGTGTACGCCGACCTGGAGACGGACCTGAGCGGGCCCGGGCAGCCGGACGGCTCGGGTGGACGGCATCCCCTTCCCGACCCTGGGGTGCTGGCGGCTTGGCTGGGCAATGTCGGGATCGGCAACGACAGCGTGGTGGTGGCCTACGACGACCCGAGCACCGGGCAGGGCTTCTACGCGGCGCGGGCATGGTGGCTGCTGCGCTGGCTGGGCCACCGTCAGGTCTATGTGCTCGACGGCGGGTGGCCCGCGTTCCTGGCGGCGGGCGGGGCGCCGACCACGGACGAGCCGACGCCTCATCCCTCGACCTTTGCGCCGGACGTGCGGTGGGAGATGGTCGCCCGCGCCGAGGACGTGGAGAACCGGGGGGCAGACACCCTCCTGATCGACTCGCGCGCCCCGGCCCGTTACCGGGGGGACGTGGAACCTCTCGACCGCAAGGCCGGGCACATCCCGGGGGCAGTCAACCGCGACTGGTCCGGGGCGCTGGGCGAGGAGGGGCGGTGGCGGGGCGGGGAGGCCCAGGCCGGGCGGCTGAACGCCGGGGACGCCCCCACCATCACCTACTGCGGCAGCGGGGTCAGCGCCACACCGAACCTGCTCGCCCGCGAACTTGCCGGGGTGCCCCTGGGGCCTCAGAACCGTCTGTACGCCGGGTCGTGGAGCGACTGGATCAGCGACGACGGACGAGAGGTGGCGACGGGAGAGGAGGCATAG